Below is a window of Cytophaga hutchinsonii ATCC 33406 DNA.
ATTTGGTCTACGCTAACAACTTTAGCTTTTTTCAAGTTTCTGCTTGAAAGGATTATATTCTTATCGATATCAGCGATTACGAATAAAGTCTTTTTTGTATCCAAAGAAAGATCTTTAAGTATTGCTAAATAATCTTTAGTTTTTGGGGCATTCAAAGTGAAGTTCTCAAGGACTGTCACGTTGCTTTCTTTCAGTTTGTGGCTGAATGCAGACTTACGTGCAAGGTCTTTAACTTTTTTATTTACTTTGAAACCGTATGTTCTTGGTCTTGGACCGAAGATAGTACCACCACCAACAAATATTGGTGATTTACGGCTACCTGCTCTCGCACCGCCTGTACCTTTTTGCTTTTTAAGTTTCTTTGTTGAGAAAGAAACTTCAGCACGTTCTTTAGCTTTATGAGTACCTTGTCTCTGGTGAGCAAGATATTGTTTCACATCTAAATAGATCGCGTGGTTGTTAGGCTCTACCGCGAAGATATCGTCAGAAAGAACTACTTTCTTTCCAGTATCTTTACCTTTTATATTTAATAAGGAAAGTTCCATAATTACTTCTCAATTAAAACGTAAGAATTTTTAGAACCTGGTACAGAACCACTAACAACTAATAAGTTGTGCTCAGGATAAACTTTCAAAATTTGTAAATTCTGAATTTTAACTCTGTTGTTGCCCATTCTACCAGCCATACGAGTACCTTTAAATACACGTGCAGGGAAAGAACATGCACCAATTGAACCAGCGTGACGAGCTCTGTTATGCTGACCGTGAGTTTGACCACCCACACCACCAAAACCATGTCTTTTTACAACACCTTGGAAACCTCTACCTTTTGCAGTACCAACTACATCCACGAAGTCACCTTCTACGAATACGTCTTGTGCTGCTAAAGATTGACCAAGAGTCAATTCATTTTCAAAACCTTTGAATTCAACAAGCTTTCTTTTTGGAGAAACACCTGCTTTTTTGAAATGACCCAAAAGAGGCTTAGTCGTGCTCTTTTCTTTTTTATCATCGAAAGCTAACTGAACAGCTTTGTAACCGTCTGTTTCTACAGTTTTGATTTGCGTGATAACGCAAGGACCAGCTTCGATTACAGTACAAGGAACATAATTCCCTACTGCATCATATACGCTTGTCATCCCTACTTTTTTACCTATAATACCGGACATCACCCTAATATTTTACGGACAATACAATTTAATTATTTAACCCTTCGCTAAAAAGGGACTGCAAAGATACGAAAAAATACATGTAACCAAAATTAGTTTACGTTTATTTTCGCTTAAATGAGCCCTTTGTAGAAAAGAAATGTAATACTTTCGTATTACATCCTATATTTTTTCTATCAAAAGAAAGATTCTATCAAACTTTGATTTCTACGTCTACACCACTTGGCAACTCTAATTTCATTAGAGCATCCACTGTTTTAGAACTTGTAGAGTAGATATCAACCAATCTTTTGTATGTACAAAGCTGGTACTGATCTCTGGATTTCTTGTTAACGTGTGGAGATCTCAAAACGGTGAAGATCTCTTTTTCTGTTGGCAAAGGAATTGGACCACTAACAACAGCCCCGGTAGCCTTAACAGCTCTTACAATTCTTTCGGAAGATTTATCAACCAAATTGTGATCGTAAGATTTAAGTTTTATTCTGATTTTTTGATTCATGATATTATTTGCTTACAGCAGTACCTTTAACTTTAGCTACTATAGTTTCTGCAAGGTTTGCAGGAACGAATTCATAATGAGAGAATGTCAATGAAGCAGTTGCACGACCAGAAGAGATTGTTCTTAAGTCAGTCACATAACCGAATAGTTCAGACAATGGAACGTCAGCTTTGATAACCTGAGCACCCATTTTAGAATCCATCCCCTTCATCATACCTCTTCTTCTGTTCAAGTCACCTGTTACAGGACCAGTGTATTCTTCAGGAGTAACAACTTCAACAGACATGATCGGTTCCATGATTTTAGCACCTGCATTTTTAGCTGCTTCTTTGAAACCTTGTCTTGCTGCCAATTCAAATGACAATGCATCTGAATCGACATCGTGGAATGAACCATGATTTAAACGTACTTTCATTGATTCCACAGGGAAACCAGCGATTACGCCATTTTTCATTGCTTCTTCAAAGCCTTTTTGAATAGAAGGAATAAATTCTTTTGGAATTACACCACCAACAATTTTATTCTCAAATTCAAGGCCTAATTTATCATCTTCACGCGGAGATAATTCGAATACGATATCTGCGAACTTACCACGACCACCCGATTGTTTTTTGAAAACTTCACGGTGTTCAGTGCTTTTAGTTAACGACTCTTTGTAAGCAACCTGAGGAGCACCCTGGTTAATTTCAACCTTGAATTCACGTCTCATACGATCGATGATAATTTCAAGGTGTAATTCACCCATACCTCTAAGGATTGTCTGACCAGTTTCCTGATCTGTATGCACGTGTAACGTTGG
It encodes the following:
- the rplD gene encoding 50S ribosomal protein L4, which encodes MELSLLNIKGKDTGKKVVLSDDIFAVEPNNHAIYLDVKQYLAHQRQGTHKAKERAEVSFSTKKLKKQKGTGGARAGSRKSPIFVGGGTIFGPRPRTYGFKVNKKVKDLARKSAFSHKLKESNVTVLENFTLNAPKTKDYLAILKDLSLDTKKTLFVIADIDKNIILSSRNLKKAKVVSVDQINTYDLVNADKVVISEGSVSKIEALLN
- the rplC gene encoding 50S ribosomal protein L3 codes for the protein MSGIIGKKVGMTSVYDAVGNYVPCTVIEAGPCVITQIKTVETDGYKAVQLAFDDKKEKSTTKPLLGHFKKAGVSPKRKLVEFKGFENELTLGQSLAAQDVFVEGDFVDVVGTAKGRGFQGVVKRHGFGGVGGQTHGQHNRARHAGSIGACSFPARVFKGTRMAGRMGNNRVKIQNLQILKVYPEHNLLVVSGSVPGSKNSYVLIEK
- the rpsJ gene encoding 30S ribosomal protein S10; amino-acid sequence: MNQKIRIKLKSYDHNLVDKSSERIVRAVKATGAVVSGPIPLPTEKEIFTVLRSPHVNKKSRDQYQLCTYKRLVDIYSTSSKTVDALMKLELPSGVDVEIKV